Proteins co-encoded in one Deltaproteobacteria bacterium genomic window:
- a CDS encoding 5-formyltetrahydrofolate cyclo-ligase produces MPKNKSAIRKKVIEMRENDLSFRERKEKSSHLASLLINDLLLATNVNSVGLYYPIKGEVDTFPVFDFLISRGTTCLFPRVVSDVEMVFLPVSSKRELVRRKFGVYEPDVGFYTGLEGSVPDIVVVPGVAFDRENHRIGYGRGFYDRYLSRHKPLLTIGFGYAFQVLNAIDADLWDVKLDLVLTENGWQGDNKNIFAGGSR; encoded by the coding sequence ATGCCAAAAAACAAAAGCGCAATCAGAAAGAAAGTGATCGAAATGAGGGAGAACGATCTTTCTTTCAGGGAAAGAAAGGAAAAGAGTTCTCACCTGGCATCTCTGCTTATCAACGATCTCCTGCTGGCGACGAACGTGAACTCGGTAGGGCTCTACTATCCCATTAAAGGCGAGGTTGATACGTTTCCCGTTTTTGACTTTCTCATAAGCAGGGGTACAACGTGCCTGTTTCCAAGAGTTGTATCTGACGTGGAAATGGTGTTTCTTCCCGTATCATCGAAAAGGGAGCTTGTGAGGAGAAAATTCGGAGTCTACGAGCCCGACGTGGGTTTCTACACCGGCCTGGAGGGGAGTGTGCCCGATATCGTTGTCGTGCCTGGTGTGGCGTTTGACAGAGAAAATCACAGGATCGGATACGGGAGGGGTTTCTACGACCGCTATCTGTCCAGGCACAAACCATTGCTGACGATAGGTTTCGGGTATGCCTTCCAGGTATTGAATGCCATTGATGCAGACTTGTGGGATGTGAAGCTCGACCTTGTTCTTACGGAGAATGGCTGGCAGGGAGACAACAAAAACATCTTTGCCGGAGGTTCGCGGTGA
- the smc gene encoding chromosome segregation protein SMC: protein MKIKSLELVGFKSFCEKTVVNFSEGVTAIVGPNGSGKSNVVDAIRWLMGETAPTMIRTKLLEDIIFSGSETSPPMGMAEVTLVFDNTVGPKPAGYESFSEIQITRRAFRDGESEFFINKTPCRLKDIVELSLDAGSGARGYCIIEQAKVQQIITGKPEETRMLIEEAAGVAKYRLRKKEALRKLETTRQNLMRVSDILLEVKRQLGSIDRQARKAKRYRVLKGEMKDMEIELLRRKAVRECEEEARLENLLRETAAKARRTEEILQAYKVKEQELRNAVFGVETEIESIRQKLSEKNESFYRLDTEHGAVTREIKNVSERISALNDAGRKIEMEMAELKNSIAGLLDAAGETDEQIVLFQSEHGEPAELRETLGRRLKELKQKQELKRDDLVDLLSRIGGFDNSISINEKWFSETDRKTKHLARELEQLQTEIARGEKQARDEIERERELTEKIFRISEESRELSASISHCEREVEMLKGNIEAMNKERERTDSRLNALKQILENYEVFGESVSYIMNEFRSKGEGADILGVLGELIAVEKGYERAVEAALGESLKYIIVKDADDGVVALRALKNTGKGRGAFAPVKLRKRDVKSVEIPAGEGVISSIAGIISAPAECRELIEDLLGDVLLVKTVEDAVRLWKTNGFWATYVTLEGDLVLPTGVISGGSVKGEERGILSKRREMAELEGKLLGAEKDLKNKENQLNVFKEELAEKRVRFQKLQAEIGAREKEKHSAKVHIEFLEKEIEKQKKRYGWSEEELAHLRAEMKRYETQNEETRIVKEKSAKKAADLEKEITVLKSAIQDDEISLRELEERTSRRDLEHMELKEQKRRIETEIESMRKIVEDKTAYRGKVAEEAGGLERGREGLLLRKEEMTVQLKAVADGREEFEKEMAEKSAQISGMKVNLSDVEKESADTASVLNNSKEEISSLREKLVAVRTRLESIHSVAHDSYGLEKIDPSPATGMFADIGDELLHEQMDATRRRLELLGEVNVSAIEERDELAKRYENLLAQKEDLEKSMKDLEKVISKIDRESRDKFITMFNSVNEKFMELFPKLFTGGKGQLKMTEEDNLLESGVEIIPQPPGKKLKNLALLSNGEKALTGICLLLSLFFVRPGPFLFLDEVDAPLDEANVDRFNRLIRDISHSCQVIMITHKKRTMELADFLYGTTMDRPGISRIISAQLS, encoded by the coding sequence ATGAAAATAAAATCACTCGAGCTTGTGGGGTTTAAATCCTTCTGCGAAAAGACGGTCGTAAACTTTTCCGAGGGGGTAACCGCCATTGTTGGCCCGAACGGCTCCGGGAAATCAAACGTCGTTGATGCAATTCGGTGGTTGATGGGGGAGACAGCCCCGACGATGATAAGGACCAAATTGCTCGAAGATATAATCTTTTCCGGTTCGGAGACGTCACCGCCAATGGGCATGGCGGAGGTGACGCTTGTTTTCGACAATACGGTTGGCCCCAAACCGGCAGGCTACGAGAGCTTTTCAGAGATCCAGATAACGAGGAGGGCCTTCAGAGACGGGGAGTCCGAATTTTTCATAAACAAAACCCCCTGCAGGCTGAAAGATATCGTAGAGCTTTCCCTCGACGCGGGATCCGGGGCCCGGGGATACTGTATCATCGAACAGGCCAAGGTCCAGCAGATAATCACGGGAAAACCGGAAGAGACGCGCATGTTGATTGAGGAAGCAGCTGGTGTTGCAAAATATCGGTTGAGGAAAAAGGAGGCCCTGAGGAAGCTTGAGACAACGCGGCAGAACCTGATGCGGGTGTCGGATATATTGCTCGAGGTGAAAAGGCAGCTCGGTTCGATAGACCGGCAGGCGAGGAAAGCGAAAAGGTACAGAGTCCTCAAAGGTGAGATGAAGGATATGGAAATCGAACTTCTCAGGAGAAAAGCGGTGAGGGAGTGCGAGGAGGAGGCGCGGCTCGAAAATTTATTGCGCGAGACGGCGGCGAAGGCACGGAGAACGGAAGAAATATTGCAGGCGTATAAGGTCAAGGAGCAGGAGCTGAGGAACGCCGTGTTTGGCGTTGAAACGGAGATCGAGAGCATCAGGCAGAAGCTGTCTGAGAAAAACGAGTCATTTTACCGCCTTGATACCGAGCACGGCGCGGTGACCCGGGAAATAAAAAATGTTTCAGAGAGGATTTCGGCCCTCAACGATGCAGGAAGAAAGATCGAGATGGAGATGGCCGAGCTGAAAAATAGCATTGCGGGGCTTCTGGATGCTGCGGGAGAAACGGATGAGCAAATCGTCCTTTTTCAATCTGAGCACGGGGAGCCAGCAGAACTCCGGGAAACGCTGGGAAGGAGGCTGAAAGAGCTCAAGCAGAAACAGGAGCTTAAAAGGGATGATCTTGTCGACCTTCTTTCCCGCATCGGTGGTTTCGACAACTCGATCAGCATAAACGAGAAATGGTTTTCTGAAACCGATAGGAAGACAAAGCATCTCGCACGGGAGCTCGAGCAACTCCAGACGGAAATCGCCAGGGGAGAGAAGCAAGCGCGGGATGAAATCGAAAGAGAGAGAGAACTCACGGAGAAGATATTCCGCATCAGTGAGGAGTCCCGGGAGTTGAGCGCTTCGATCTCCCACTGCGAGAGAGAAGTGGAGATGCTAAAGGGCAATATCGAAGCTATGAACAAGGAGAGAGAGAGGACCGACAGCCGCCTCAATGCCCTGAAGCAGATTCTGGAAAATTACGAGGTTTTTGGTGAAAGCGTGTCTTACATCATGAATGAGTTCCGGTCAAAAGGAGAAGGGGCAGACATACTCGGTGTGCTCGGGGAACTGATAGCGGTCGAAAAGGGCTATGAGAGGGCCGTGGAGGCAGCCCTGGGGGAGAGCCTGAAATATATCATCGTCAAGGACGCAGACGACGGTGTCGTTGCCCTTCGGGCGCTGAAAAACACGGGAAAGGGAAGGGGGGCGTTCGCCCCGGTAAAGCTGCGGAAGAGGGACGTCAAGAGCGTCGAGATACCAGCGGGGGAAGGGGTTATCTCATCCATTGCCGGAATTATATCAGCGCCCGCGGAGTGCAGGGAGCTTATCGAAGACCTTCTCGGGGATGTCCTTCTCGTAAAAACCGTCGAAGATGCCGTGAGGCTGTGGAAGACCAACGGGTTCTGGGCGACCTATGTTACCCTCGAGGGTGACCTGGTTCTGCCCACGGGAGTCATTTCAGGAGGAAGCGTAAAAGGCGAAGAAAGGGGCATTCTGAGCAAGCGAAGAGAAATGGCGGAGCTGGAAGGCAAACTGCTGGGTGCAGAGAAGGATCTGAAAAACAAGGAAAACCAGCTCAATGTGTTCAAGGAGGAATTGGCAGAGAAGAGGGTGCGCTTCCAGAAGCTCCAGGCAGAGATCGGCGCCCGGGAAAAGGAAAAGCATTCGGCAAAAGTGCACATCGAGTTTCTCGAAAAGGAGATCGAGAAGCAGAAAAAGCGGTATGGATGGAGTGAAGAGGAACTTGCCCATCTGAGGGCAGAGATGAAAAGATATGAGACGCAAAACGAGGAGACCAGGATCGTGAAAGAAAAGAGTGCGAAAAAGGCTGCAGACTTGGAGAAGGAGATCACGGTCCTGAAGAGCGCAATCCAAGATGACGAGATAAGTTTGAGAGAGCTCGAGGAAAGGACCAGCAGGCGGGACCTTGAGCATATGGAGCTGAAGGAGCAAAAACGCAGGATCGAAACCGAGATCGAATCGATGAGAAAAATCGTAGAGGATAAAACAGCCTACAGGGGCAAGGTAGCCGAGGAGGCTGGAGGACTGGAGCGCGGCAGAGAGGGTCTTTTGCTCAGGAAAGAAGAGATGACCGTCCAGCTCAAAGCGGTAGCTGATGGAAGGGAAGAATTCGAGAAAGAAATGGCCGAAAAAAGCGCCCAGATATCCGGCATGAAGGTTAACCTGTCTGATGTGGAAAAAGAATCGGCGGATACCGCATCTGTCCTTAATAACTCAAAAGAGGAGATCTCTTCTCTGCGTGAGAAGCTCGTGGCGGTGAGGACGAGGCTGGAAAGCATACATTCCGTTGCCCACGACAGCTACGGTCTCGAAAAAATTGACCCGAGTCCGGCAACCGGCATGTTTGCCGATATTGGTGATGAACTTCTCCATGAGCAAATGGACGCCACGAGGAGGCGGCTCGAGTTGCTGGGAGAAGTCAATGTCTCTGCAATCGAGGAGAGGGATGAGCTTGCAAAGCGATATGAAAACCTTCTGGCTCAAAAGGAGGACCTTGAAAAGTCCATGAAGGACCTTGAAAAGGTGATTTCGAAAATTGACAGGGAATCCAGGGATAAATTCATAACGATGTTCAACAGCGTGAACGAAAAATTCATGGAACTCTTCCCCAAGCTTTTCACGGGAGGTAAGGGCCAGCTGAAAATGACGGAGGAGGATAACCTGCTGGAATCGGGTGTGGAAATAATACCCCAGCCGCCTGGTAAAAAACTGAAAAATCTGGCCCTTTTGTCCAATGGTGAAAAAGCGCTTACCGGTATCTGTCTCCTCCTGTCCCTGTTTTTCGTCCGGCCGGGGCCATTTCTTTTCCTCGATGAGGTTGATGCGCCCCTTGATGAGGCGAACGTAGACAGGTTCAACAGGCTGATTCGAGATATATCCCACAGCTGTCAGGTAATCATGATCACCCATAAAAAGAGGACGATGGAGCTTGCCGACTTTCTCTATGGGACGACCATGGACAGGCCTGGCATATCGCGTATCATCTCCGCGCAATTAAGTTAA
- the zapA gene encoding cell division protein ZapA: MKKVIDINILGYKLSISTDKDERYVEELTSYLNGKLREIKRDNKTITNMDQLILTSLTIADEMLIMRRELENTKGKVKELDLLLDEKLGHIQG, encoded by the coding sequence ATGAAAAAGGTAATTGACATAAATATACTCGGGTATAAGCTGTCGATATCAACGGATAAGGATGAACGGTACGTCGAGGAATTGACCTCGTATCTCAATGGAAAGTTGCGGGAGATAAAGCGTGACAACAAGACCATAACGAATATGGATCAGCTGATTCTCACCTCTCTCACCATCGCCGACGAGATGCTGATAATGAGGAGAGAGCTTGAAAATACAAAGGGAAAAGTCAAGGAGCTCGATTTACTGCTGGACGAAAAGTTAGGTCACATACAGGGATGA
- a CDS encoding YebC/PmpR family DNA-binding transcriptional regulator — MSGHSKWHSIRHKKAREDAKRGKVFTKLTREIITAARIGGGDPDSNARLRTAIASARAGNLPMDNIQRAIKRGTGEIEGISYEEGTFEGYGPGGVAVMVKVLTDNRNRTVSDIRRIFSKGGGNLGELGCVSWMFERKGVFNVRKEIIGEDELFEIAVEVGAEDLKSEEGSSAYEIYADPSAFEDVLKGLEEREIKADYSEVTMIPQSTIKLTGKQAEQMLKLMTALEENDDVQSVFANFDISEADMEAFGGG, encoded by the coding sequence ATGTCGGGACATTCGAAGTGGCACTCGATAAGACATAAAAAAGCTCGGGAAGACGCAAAGAGGGGGAAAGTTTTTACAAAGCTCACCAGAGAGATTATAACTGCAGCGAGAATCGGCGGCGGTGACCCCGACAGCAATGCCCGGTTGAGGACAGCGATTGCCTCTGCCCGTGCCGGCAATTTGCCCATGGATAACATACAGAGAGCGATAAAGCGTGGCACGGGTGAGATTGAAGGAATATCCTATGAAGAGGGGACTTTCGAAGGGTACGGACCGGGAGGTGTTGCGGTTATGGTGAAGGTCCTCACCGACAACAGAAACAGGACCGTCTCGGACATACGGAGGATATTTTCGAAGGGTGGGGGGAATCTGGGAGAGTTAGGGTGCGTGTCATGGATGTTTGAAAGGAAGGGAGTCTTCAATGTCCGCAAGGAAATCATCGGTGAGGATGAACTTTTCGAGATTGCCGTCGAAGTGGGGGCGGAAGATTTGAAAAGCGAAGAGGGTTCTTCTGCATACGAGATATACGCAGACCCTTCGGCGTTCGAAGACGTGTTGAAAGGGCTCGAAGAGAGAGAGATCAAGGCCGATTACTCTGAAGTCACCATGATTCCCCAGTCAACGATTAAATTGACGGGAAAACAGGCAGAGCAGATGTTGAAACTCATGACCGCCCTTGAAGAGAATGATGACGTGCAGAGCGTATTTGCAAATTTTGATATCTCAGAAGCGGATATGGAAGCTTTCGGAGGAGGGTGA
- a CDS encoding TIGR00282 family metallophosphoesterase: MNILFIGDIIGRPGRRAVRENIDKLRREEDFDLVIVNAENVAGGFGLTAEVIDELLGYGVDVITTGNHVWDKKEIIGYIESNDRVLRPLNYPPGNPGRGYGFFTGRSGSSYLVANLSGRVFMGTFDCPFRAVDAMLETNKQRSKFTIIDFHAEATSEKEAMGYYLDGRVSGVIGTHTHVQTADECILPGGTGYITDVGMCGPINSIIGMKKEHILERFLSQMPVKFEVATGPVLFSGVMLALDVETGMCRSIRRIYEKSV; this comes from the coding sequence CTGAACATTCTTTTCATAGGAGATATTATCGGACGGCCGGGAAGGCGGGCCGTCAGGGAAAACATCGATAAGCTTCGCAGGGAAGAAGATTTCGACCTTGTCATTGTCAATGCTGAAAATGTGGCGGGGGGGTTTGGCCTCACGGCAGAGGTGATAGATGAGCTTCTCGGGTACGGGGTCGATGTCATCACCACGGGAAACCACGTCTGGGACAAGAAGGAAATCATAGGGTATATAGAAAGCAATGACCGGGTCCTTAGACCCCTCAATTATCCGCCAGGAAATCCTGGAAGGGGTTACGGATTTTTTACCGGGCGAAGCGGGTCGAGTTACCTCGTTGCGAACCTTTCGGGAAGAGTTTTCATGGGAACCTTCGACTGTCCTTTCAGGGCGGTCGATGCCATGCTTGAAACCAACAAGCAGAGAAGCAAGTTCACGATAATCGACTTTCACGCCGAGGCGACTTCGGAAAAGGAGGCCATGGGATACTATCTCGATGGCAGGGTATCGGGTGTAATCGGGACGCACACCCATGTTCAGACCGCAGACGAATGCATCCTTCCCGGTGGCACGGGGTACATTACTGATGTGGGAATGTGCGGACCGATCAATTCGATTATCGGAATGAAGAAGGAACATATACTGGAGAGGTTTCTCTCCCAGATGCCGGTCAAGTTCGAAGTGGCAACGGGACCGGTACTTTTCAGCGGTGTGATGCTGGCACTTGATGTCGAGACGGGAATGTGCCGGAGCATAAGAAGGATCTATGAAAAAAGCGTGTGA
- the ruvC gene encoding crossover junction endodeoxyribonuclease RuvC gives MFRILGIDPGSISTGVGIVDFEGKTPHHVFHTVLRVSAKQDFPSRIDFFHKELTRIIDSFEPKTAALEKVFISTNPSSALKLGLIRGVIMLSCRIKELEIIEVSTREMKVSLTGYGAADKKQVASMVKRILGISEKLSHDESDALAIAISAGYETKSRVSAHKLSSESNG, from the coding sequence TTGTTCAGGATTCTGGGGATAGACCCCGGTAGTATCTCCACAGGCGTTGGCATTGTCGATTTCGAGGGAAAAACTCCCCATCACGTCTTTCATACCGTTCTCCGGGTCTCGGCAAAGCAGGATTTTCCATCAAGGATCGACTTTTTCCACAAAGAACTCACCCGCATCATAGACAGCTTCGAGCCGAAAACCGCGGCGCTGGAGAAGGTTTTCATTTCAACGAATCCGTCATCTGCCCTGAAACTCGGTCTGATACGGGGAGTTATCATGCTCAGCTGCCGGATCAAAGAACTGGAGATCATCGAGGTGTCTACGCGGGAGATGAAAGTATCCCTCACAGGATACGGGGCTGCGGATAAAAAGCAGGTCGCATCCATGGTAAAGAGGATTCTCGGGATTTCCGAAAAGCTCTCCCATGATGAGTCCGATGCCCTCGCGATAGCGATCAGCGCAGGCTATGAAACAAAGAGCAGGGTTTCTGCTCACAAACTGAGCAGTGAGAGCAACGGGTAG
- the rny gene encoding ribonuclease Y has product MIAVLAGLVALLGVISIFLFINKRTADQKIKKAEEAADEVLKRAKRESESILKEASLQAKDYMLQVRSDFEKETQEKKGELQRLERRFLQKEELLDRRTESLETREADFTKREKQLDQTQKQLSKDIEAYKEKIQETKDRLERISGYTLEQAKQELMDMIEDEAKMDVAKKIKAIEDTFKEEADRKAQKMIALAIQKYSADYVSERVVTTVPLPNEEMKGRIIGREGRNIRAFEAATGVDLIIDDTPEAVILSGFNPLRREVARVALERLVADGRIHPARIEEVVEKATDEINQQVKEAGEQAIFDLGIHNMHPELTRMIGKLKFRTSYGQNMYTHALEVSFLAGAIASELGLNPKVAKRAGLLHDIGKSVDHEVEGPHALIGAELAKKYGESSRIIHAIAAHHEDESPKDILPIIIQAADALSGARPGARREMLENYLKRLEDLEKIATSFQGVEKAYAIQAGREIRVIVQPGKTSDESALMLARDIVKRVENEMSYPGQVKVTVIRETRAVEFAR; this is encoded by the coding sequence ATAATCGCTGTACTTGCGGGATTGGTAGCTCTCCTGGGTGTAATATCCATCTTTCTTTTCATCAATAAGAGAACGGCGGATCAAAAAATCAAGAAGGCGGAAGAGGCTGCAGATGAGGTGTTGAAGAGAGCCAAGCGAGAATCGGAGAGCATCCTCAAGGAGGCCTCGCTTCAGGCAAAGGACTATATGCTTCAGGTGAGGTCAGATTTTGAGAAGGAAACCCAGGAAAAGAAGGGGGAACTGCAGAGGCTGGAGCGAAGATTCCTCCAGAAGGAGGAGCTTCTTGACAGGCGAACAGAGTCCCTGGAGACCAGAGAGGCAGATTTTACCAAGCGGGAAAAGCAACTTGACCAGACGCAGAAACAGCTGAGTAAAGATATAGAGGCTTACAAGGAGAAAATACAGGAGACAAAGGACAGGCTCGAGCGCATTTCCGGCTACACTTTGGAGCAGGCCAAACAGGAGCTCATGGATATGATCGAAGATGAGGCCAAGATGGACGTGGCGAAGAAAATCAAGGCAATAGAAGACACGTTCAAGGAAGAAGCCGATAGGAAAGCGCAGAAGATGATTGCCCTTGCCATTCAGAAGTATTCAGCCGATTACGTCTCCGAGAGAGTGGTCACCACCGTTCCTTTGCCGAATGAAGAGATGAAGGGAAGGATAATCGGGCGGGAAGGCCGCAACATACGCGCCTTTGAAGCTGCAACGGGCGTTGACCTCATCATCGATGATACACCCGAGGCGGTTATCCTTTCCGGTTTCAACCCCCTCAGGAGGGAAGTTGCGAGGGTGGCGCTCGAGCGGCTCGTCGCCGATGGACGGATTCACCCGGCCAGGATCGAGGAGGTTGTGGAAAAGGCGACAGACGAGATCAACCAGCAGGTAAAGGAAGCCGGAGAACAGGCAATTTTCGACCTTGGCATCCACAACATGCACCCAGAACTTACACGGATGATCGGAAAGTTAAAATTCAGAACGAGCTACGGCCAGAACATGTACACCCATGCGCTCGAGGTCTCTTTTCTTGCCGGCGCGATTGCCTCAGAACTCGGGCTGAATCCCAAGGTGGCAAAGAGGGCCGGTCTCCTCCACGACATTGGCAAGTCCGTTGATCACGAAGTGGAAGGACCCCATGCCCTTATCGGTGCCGAGCTTGCCAAAAAATATGGTGAGTCGAGCAGAATCATCCATGCCATAGCAGCCCATCACGAGGATGAATCTCCAAAGGACATCCTCCCTATCATCATTCAGGCAGCCGATGCCCTTTCCGGGGCGAGGCCTGGCGCCCGCAGGGAAATGCTCGAAAACTACCTGAAGAGGCTCGAGGATCTCGAGAAGATCGCAACTTCGTTTCAGGGAGTTGAAAAGGCATATGCCATACAGGCGGGACGCGAGATAAGAGTTATAGTCCAGCCGGGGAAGACATCCGATGAATCGGCTTTGATGCTTGCAAGGGATATCGTGAAAAGAGTGGAAAATGAAATGTCGTATCCGGGGCAGGTGAAAGTGACGGTGATCAGGGAGACCAGAGCTGTCGAATTTGCGAGGTGA
- the zapB gene encoding cell division protein ZapB: MSENFVGKIESKISKFIEIVEKLKVENARLQEELNRKVLENEQLRRRAEELSREKDEVKKSIERLLSKLEVIEL, from the coding sequence ATGTCTGAGAATTTCGTTGGCAAGATAGAGTCAAAAATTTCCAAGTTCATTGAAATCGTCGAGAAGCTCAAGGTGGAAAACGCACGATTACAGGAAGAACTGAACAGGAAGGTTCTGGAGAACGAGCAGTTGCGGCGGCGGGCGGAGGAGTTGTCCCGTGAAAAAGATGAAGTGAAGAAGAGTATCGAGAGGCTGCTCAGCAAACTTGAAGTGATTGAGTTGTGA
- a CDS encoding tyrosine--tRNA ligase, giving the protein MEDMLRRLLRGVVDVIQEKELRLRLEEAKRNGKQLRIKAGFDPTAPDLHLGHTVLIHKLKHFQDEGHQVIFLIGDFTGMIGDPSGQTEARPPLTKEEVLENAKTYREQLFKILDPDKTEIRFNSEWLGQLASDEIIKIAAQMTVARMLERDDFDSRFKGERAIYIHEFLYPLLQGYDSVILEADVELGGTDQIFNLLVGRDLQRYFGQVPQVVMTTPLLEGTDGVHKMSKSLGNYVGINETPEVMFGKIMSISDDLMIRYYELLSDISLSDLEDTKRKLNEGSVNPRDTKMGLAGEIVARYHGHDAAKRAGEDFIRKFSEKLFPEDVSLIEFSYPEDEIWLAKLIAEISPSFNSTSKAKRLIEQGGVEVNGEKISDARKSIKTTGDIKLKVGKKEFFRVSFNR; this is encoded by the coding sequence ATGGAAGACATGCTGAGAAGGCTATTGCGCGGTGTGGTCGATGTAATTCAGGAAAAGGAACTGCGACTCAGACTCGAGGAAGCGAAGCGAAATGGGAAACAGCTCAGGATAAAAGCCGGCTTTGATCCTACCGCGCCTGACCTTCACCTCGGTCACACGGTTCTCATCCATAAGCTGAAACATTTCCAGGATGAAGGGCACCAGGTGATTTTCCTTATCGGGGACTTTACCGGGATGATCGGAGACCCTTCGGGTCAAACTGAAGCGAGGCCACCCCTGACGAAAGAAGAGGTGCTGGAGAATGCGAAAACCTACCGGGAGCAATTATTCAAGATTCTCGATCCTGACAAGACCGAGATCAGGTTCAACAGCGAGTGGCTCGGCCAGCTGGCTTCGGATGAGATTATCAAGATCGCCGCGCAAATGACTGTTGCCAGAATGCTGGAGAGGGACGATTTCGACAGCAGGTTCAAGGGGGAAAGGGCGATTTACATACACGAGTTCCTCTATCCCCTCCTCCAGGGTTACGATTCTGTAATCCTCGAGGCAGACGTGGAGCTCGGCGGGACAGACCAGATATTCAACCTCCTCGTGGGGAGGGATCTCCAGAGATATTTCGGACAGGTTCCCCAGGTAGTGATGACGACACCGCTCCTCGAAGGCACAGATGGCGTGCACAAGATGTCAAAGAGTCTCGGCAACTATGTCGGCATCAACGAGACACCGGAGGTTATGTTCGGAAAGATCATGTCGATTTCAGACGATCTCATGATCAGGTACTACGAATTGCTGAGCGATATTTCTCTGTCCGATCTTGAAGACACGAAGAGGAAATTAAACGAGGGGAGCGTCAATCCCAGGGATACGAAGATGGGGCTTGCCGGGGAAATCGTGGCCCGGTATCACGGCCACGATGCCGCAAAAAGGGCAGGAGAAGACTTTATTCGTAAATTTTCCGAAAAGCTCTTCCCCGAGGACGTTTCTCTCATCGAGTTTTCCTACCCCGAGGATGAAATCTGGCTTGCGAAATTGATCGCGGAAATTTCCCCCTCATTTAACTCTACGTCGAAAGCGAAGCGGCTGATCGAGCAGGGAGGGGTCGAGGTAAACGGAGAAAAAATATCGGATGCGAGAAAATCGATTAAAACGACAGGGGATATTAAATTAAAAGTTGGCAAAAAGGAGTTTTTCAGGGTATCATTTAATAGATAG
- the ftsY gene encoding signal recognition particle-docking protein FtsY — MAFLSKVRKGLTKTRRSILERFEDAVQAGKGGEELLDELEEILILSDVGFETTLFLMEHLRSRLEKQEKPDPQRIKRIMEEIIRNMLEDVEEPLEIFPPYPFVILVVGVNGSGKTTTIGKLAHGLKMKGHSVLLGAGDTFRAAAIEQLEIWGERAGVDVVKHRPGGDSSAVAFDTIQSARSKKKDVVIIDTAGRLHTKKNLMDELGKVKRVLHKELSHAPSEILLVLDATTGQNSINQARSFNESLGITGLAVTKIDGTAKGGVLLAITREIKIPVRFIGIGEGIDDLRPFGSADFARALLFDE, encoded by the coding sequence GTGGCCTTTTTATCGAAAGTCCGAAAAGGGCTGACAAAGACGAGAAGGAGCATCCTGGAGCGATTTGAGGATGCAGTGCAGGCAGGGAAAGGGGGAGAAGAGCTGCTCGATGAGCTCGAGGAAATCCTCATATTGTCCGACGTTGGTTTCGAGACGACCCTTTTCCTCATGGAGCACTTAAGATCGCGTCTCGAGAAACAGGAAAAACCGGATCCACAGCGTATCAAGCGGATTATGGAGGAGATCATAAGAAACATGCTCGAGGATGTCGAGGAACCCCTCGAGATTTTTCCTCCCTACCCATTCGTCATCCTCGTAGTCGGCGTGAACGGATCCGGTAAGACGACTACCATAGGAAAATTGGCACACGGCCTCAAAATGAAGGGACACTCCGTCTTGCTCGGCGCAGGGGATACGTTCCGGGCAGCGGCGATCGAGCAACTCGAGATCTGGGGCGAGCGGGCGGGGGTTGATGTGGTAAAGCACAGGCCGGGTGGGGATTCTTCGGCTGTTGCCTTCGATACGATTCAGTCTGCCCGCTCGAAGAAAAAGGACGTGGTGATAATCGACACAGCGGGAAGGCTTCACACGAAAAAAAACCTGATGGATGAACTTGGCAAGGTAAAAAGAGTTCTCCATAAGGAACTTTCCCATGCGCCTTCGGAGATTTTGCTTGTCCTCGATGCAACGACCGGACAGAATAGCATCAACCAGGCGAGGAGCTTCAACGAGTCTCTCGGCATAACCGGCCTTGCGGTGACAAAGATTGATGGAACTGCAAAAGGTGGGGTCCTCCTCGCCATAACGAGGGAAATAAAAATTCCCGTCCGATTCATCGGGATCGGCGAGGGCATTGATGACCTGCGGCCCTTTGGTTCAGCCGACTTTGCAAGGGCCCTTTTGTTCGATGAGTGA